The following coding sequences lie in one Paenibacillus durus ATCC 35681 genomic window:
- a CDS encoding SRPBCC family protein translates to MLKRSFKSKAFTMSFLLLILVLIGGGILGVRHFNDSQRTTVDVDRNAQVIVDLSIEIEASQQTVWRIQTGIDKWPTWQKNVSQARLSGPLAVGSTFQWETHGLPIVSTIREVDPMRRIVWGGPAQGIEGVHVWTITPTSKGVVVHTTESWDGPPVAADPDGMRAALTSSLNAWLADLKTTAEAAN, encoded by the coding sequence ATGTTGAAAAGATCGTTTAAGTCAAAAGCATTCACGATGAGCTTTCTTTTACTGATATTAGTTCTGATTGGCGGGGGGATTCTTGGTGTGAGGCACTTCAATGATTCCCAACGGACCACCGTCGATGTTGACCGAAACGCCCAGGTCATAGTCGACCTTTCCATCGAGATCGAAGCTTCGCAGCAGACCGTATGGCGGATACAGACTGGTATTGACAAGTGGCCAACTTGGCAGAAAAACGTCTCCCAGGCCCGGTTATCCGGTCCGCTCGCGGTGGGAAGCACCTTCCAGTGGGAGACTCACGGGCTGCCCATCGTCTCCACCATTCGCGAGGTCGACCCTATGCGGCGTATCGTTTGGGGAGGGCCGGCACAAGGCATCGAGGGCGTCCACGTGTGGACCATCACTCCCACCTCCAAAGGAGTCGTCGTGCATACCACTGAGTCCTGGGACGGTCCGCCAGTAGCGGCCGACCCCGACGGCATGCGCGCGGCGCTAACGTCCTCGCTCAATGCCTGGCTTGCCGATCTCAAGACAACTGCTGAGGCGGCCAACTGA
- a CDS encoding voltage-gated chloride channel family protein, translated as MNAARQKRALWSEKWRFAALAGTLLKWLVLGSGVGVLSGTASAFFLKSLDYVTDLRMANPWLLFLLPLGGALVSFLYLKIGKNSGKGNNLILEQINNDNETIPLRMAPLVLFGTLVTHLFGGSAGREGTAVQMGGSLAEWFGRILRVRSLDRKILLICGISGGFGSIFGTPLAGTVFGLEVLAIGLISHEALIPAFVAAFTGNLVTTSFWGVSHIHYHIGEVPGLTWIVILKVVLAAILFGLTSIVFSELTHALKKGYTRLFKNPMLKSAAGGVVIIGLVYLLGTRDYLGLGIPLIQSSFTETVSPFAFLGKLVFTSLTLGAGFQGGEVTPLFAIGATLGNALSGFLHLYAPFLAGLGFISVFCGATNTPIACFLMGIELFGSDAAIYMFIACLVSYLFSGHTGIYTSQLIGTSKSHLLPIPQGTTLAGVKDLRKQKDKETSGSVKR; from the coding sequence ATGAATGCTGCAAGACAAAAGCGGGCGCTGTGGAGCGAAAAATGGAGGTTTGCCGCTCTAGCGGGTACGCTGCTGAAATGGTTGGTCCTCGGGAGCGGTGTGGGCGTACTTTCCGGCACGGCCTCCGCGTTTTTCCTAAAAAGTCTGGATTATGTGACCGATCTGAGAATGGCAAATCCCTGGCTGCTGTTTCTGCTTCCGCTCGGCGGGGCGCTGGTCAGCTTCCTTTATCTGAAGATCGGCAAGAATAGCGGGAAGGGAAACAACCTGATTCTTGAACAAATCAACAATGACAATGAGACCATTCCGCTGCGGATGGCGCCGCTGGTCTTATTCGGAACCTTGGTCACGCATTTGTTCGGCGGGTCTGCGGGCCGCGAGGGTACAGCCGTACAGATGGGCGGAAGTCTGGCCGAATGGTTCGGCAGAATACTCCGCGTCCGGTCCCTCGACCGCAAAATCCTGCTGATCTGCGGCATAAGCGGCGGGTTCGGCTCGATCTTCGGGACACCTTTGGCGGGCACGGTGTTCGGCCTCGAGGTGCTTGCCATCGGGTTGATCAGTCACGAAGCGCTGATTCCGGCATTTGTGGCTGCTTTTACGGGCAATCTGGTCACGACATCGTTCTGGGGCGTTTCCCATATCCATTACCATATCGGCGAAGTGCCCGGTTTAACGTGGATCGTCATCCTTAAGGTCGTCCTCGCCGCGATCCTGTTCGGGTTGACCAGTATTGTATTCAGTGAATTGACTCACGCGCTGAAAAAAGGGTACACCAGGCTGTTCAAGAACCCCATGCTGAAAAGCGCGGCGGGCGGCGTGGTCATCATCGGTCTGGTCTATTTGCTGGGAACCCGCGATTACTTGGGGCTGGGCATTCCGCTCATTCAGAGTTCTTTTACGGAAACCGTTTCTCCGTTCGCTTTTTTGGGCAAGCTGGTCTTTACTTCTCTTACCTTGGGAGCTGGATTTCAGGGGGGCGAGGTGACGCCTTTGTTCGCAATCGGGGCCACTTTGGGGAACGCGCTGTCTGGATTTTTGCATCTATACGCTCCATTTTTGGCGGGTCTCGGATTTATCTCCGTATTTTGCGGCGCAACCAACACTCCGATCGCATGCTTTCTGATGGGAATTGAGCTGTTCGGGTCGGATGCGGCGATTTACATGTTCATTGCCTGTCTCGTCAGCTATCTGTTCTCGGGCCATACAGGCATCTACACCTCTCAGCTAATCGGGACATCCAAGAGCCACCTCCTGCCGATCCCTCAAGGGACAACCTTGGCGGGTGTGAAAGATCTGAGGAAGCAGAAGGACAAAGAAACTTCCGGTTCGGTCAAAAGATAA
- a CDS encoding biotin/lipoate A/B protein ligase family protein: MSKSNITGGTDGLQSGPSGTLPGRMALFEHLSGSPAEREGGGDMLIPFAFEETLCRDVGAGLVPPSLHLWSHPGGVALGLRDSRLPCAGQAMRSLEARGIRTAVRHSGGAAVPLDTGVVNVSLILPKSRGTLDFHRDFRLLAALIAEAAGVSHPAAATQIVAAEVAGSYCPGDYDLSIGGRKFCGIAQRRQSHAYFVHAFVVVSGSGWERGELVRRFYEEAVCGASGLDYPLVRPETIGGLGELGGPDSAGVFADGVRQAVAARGTELVKASELEAATGYRLGYSDPRVLEAAKMLRERYAQ; encoded by the coding sequence ATGAGCAAAAGCAATATAACAGGCGGAACGGACGGGCTGCAATCCGGTCCGTCCGGGACGCTTCCCGGGCGTATGGCGCTCTTTGAGCATCTGTCCGGCAGCCCGGCGGAAAGAGAAGGGGGCGGCGATATGCTGATCCCCTTTGCCTTTGAAGAAACGCTGTGCCGGGATGTCGGCGCGGGGCTTGTGCCGCCGTCACTGCATCTGTGGAGCCACCCCGGCGGAGTGGCGCTCGGGCTCCGGGACAGCCGCCTGCCCTGCGCCGGGCAGGCGATGCGGAGCCTGGAAGCGCGCGGCATCCGCACGGCGGTCAGACATTCCGGCGGCGCGGCCGTTCCCCTGGATACGGGAGTCGTCAACGTCTCCCTGATCCTGCCCAAGAGCCGGGGAACGCTCGATTTTCACCGGGATTTCCGTCTCCTTGCCGCCTTGATTGCGGAGGCGGCGGGCGTCTCCCACCCGGCTGCCGCCACGCAAATCGTCGCGGCAGAAGTTGCCGGGTCTTACTGCCCCGGCGATTACGACCTGTCCATCGGGGGCCGGAAGTTTTGCGGAATCGCCCAGCGGCGGCAGAGCCATGCCTACTTTGTGCATGCTTTCGTTGTGGTGAGCGGCTCCGGATGGGAGCGCGGCGAGCTGGTGCGCCGCTTCTACGAGGAAGCCGTCTGCGGCGCTTCAGGTCTGGACTATCCCTTGGTGCGGCCGGAAACGATCGGCGGACTCGGCGAACTGGGCGGACCGGATTCGGCTGGCGTGTTCGCGGACGGAGTCCGGCAGGCGGTCGCAGCCAGGGGTACGGAGCTGGTGAAGGCTTCCGAGCTGGAGGCGGCGACCGGCTACCGCCTTGGATACAGCGACCCAAGGGTGCTGGAAGCGGCAAAGATGCTGCGTGAGCGGTATGCCCAGTGA
- a CDS encoding MerR family transcriptional regulator, protein MKIGELAKLTGVSVRSLRYYESQGLISPVRLANGYREYSPLAAETVRTIKLYLNLGLTTEEIAGFLHCVLKNKEAFCAEVMPLYESKLEEIERQLHQLTQIKLNLEERMASIRREREGSGAETQTKAGEE, encoded by the coding sequence ATGAAAATAGGCGAGCTTGCCAAACTGACGGGCGTTAGCGTCCGGTCGCTTCGATATTACGAGTCACAAGGTTTGATTTCGCCGGTCCGTCTGGCCAACGGCTACCGCGAATATTCTCCGCTTGCTGCGGAGACGGTGAGGACGATCAAGCTGTACTTAAACTTAGGACTGACGACAGAGGAAATCGCGGGTTTTTTACACTGCGTGTTGAAGAACAAGGAGGCTTTCTGCGCCGAGGTGATGCCGCTGTATGAGTCCAAGCTGGAGGAGATTGAACGTCAGCTGCATCAGCTGACTCAGATCAAGCTTAATTTGGAGGAAAGAATGGCTTCCATTCGGCGGGAGCGGGAAGGTTCCGGCGCTGAAACTCAAACTAAAGCAGGAGAGGAATGA
- a CDS encoding copper amine oxidase N-terminal domain-containing protein: MFKKITAVCVCLGLAVWITGTGGTPAQAASPAGVTSVTVNGVKLTLESQAYVKQGRVMAPLRDMAKGLGAQLYWDAASRTATIKRASHQAEIKAGSSRALRNGGTVILDVPAEIRSGRVYVPLRFVVESVDATISWNVKTGTAQIILPLDPASAKKVIAERAAAAVQALKVKDWAALSSMVHSTRGVRFSPYGYVDTAKDIVLSRSKIAAAGADGTVRTWGAYDGTGDPIKLTFAQYYDKFIYSADFAEAPEMGYNQTIGTGNSLNNARSVYPDAIVVEYHYDGFDPQYDGMDWQSLRLVFVKEGGQWMLVGIIHDQWTI, from the coding sequence ATGTTCAAAAAAATAACAGCCGTCTGTGTCTGCCTTGGATTAGCCGTATGGATTACAGGTACCGGCGGAACACCCGCCCAGGCTGCTTCTCCGGCCGGAGTGACCTCCGTGACGGTCAATGGCGTAAAGCTTACGCTTGAATCTCAGGCTTACGTAAAGCAGGGAAGAGTCATGGCTCCGCTTCGGGACATGGCGAAAGGGCTGGGAGCGCAGCTGTACTGGGATGCGGCTTCCCGGACGGCGACCATCAAGAGAGCTTCGCATCAAGCGGAGATTAAGGCGGGCAGCAGCCGGGCGCTAAGGAACGGAGGGACCGTCATTCTGGATGTTCCTGCCGAAATCCGCAGCGGCCGTGTGTATGTCCCCCTGCGTTTTGTAGTGGAAAGCGTGGACGCGACTATTTCCTGGAACGTGAAGACAGGCACGGCTCAGATTATATTGCCGCTTGACCCGGCCAGCGCGAAGAAGGTCATTGCCGAGCGGGCCGCTGCTGCGGTGCAGGCGCTGAAGGTTAAGGATTGGGCCGCTCTTTCTTCTATGGTTCACTCCACCCGGGGCGTCCGCTTCTCGCCGTATGGCTATGTGGACACCGCAAAAGACATCGTGCTGAGCCGCAGCAAAATCGCGGCGGCCGGTGCGGACGGGACCGTCCGAACCTGGGGCGCCTACGATGGAACAGGCGACCCGATCAAGCTGACGTTCGCGCAGTATTACGATAAATTCATTTACAGCGCCGATTTTGCGGAAGCGCCGGAAATGGGCTACAATCAGACTATCGGCACCGGCAATTCGCTGAATAACGCGCGGAGCGTGTACCCGGATGCCATCGTGGTTGAATACCATTACGACGGGTTCGATCCGCAGTATGACGGCATGGACTGGCAGAGCCTGCGGCTTGTATTCGTTAAGGAAGGCGGGCAGTGGATGCTTGTAGGCATCATACATGATCAATGGACGATATGA
- a CDS encoding thioredoxin family protein gives MAIKHAETPEGLREEVAGGGLVLVDYGAAWCPPCRNLLPILEELDRDYGEAVSVVKVDCDELPELAAEAGVMSMPTVIFYKGGQPVEKLVGLSPKSVYTGVLSRHLS, from the coding sequence ATGGCGATTAAACATGCGGAAACACCTGAGGGTCTGAGGGAAGAGGTAGCAGGGGGCGGTCTGGTGCTTGTCGATTACGGAGCGGCATGGTGCCCGCCTTGCAGGAATCTGCTGCCGATATTGGAGGAATTGGACCGGGATTACGGTGAAGCGGTATCCGTCGTGAAGGTTGACTGCGACGAGCTGCCCGAGCTGGCTGCAGAAGCCGGTGTCATGAGCATGCCGACCGTAATCTTCTATAAGGGCGGACAGCCGGTGGAGAAGCTGGTCGGCCTAAGCCCGAAATCGGTATATACGGGCGTTCTGAGCAGACATCTATCATAA
- a CDS encoding TetR family transcriptional regulator — MRNRNLAYNEASSMIWGVWMKRAMTESAKAEKAKLILDTAYELFKKSTFNDIKMMDIAKAANVSKGTLFNYYSTKEVLFMEMLYIEYGKHLNNLMNLISQYETMSHEDFKHFFLSWMESILDPDSVLIRLNAIKNTILEKNIDYETAIKDKVDMYAFLEKIGEMLAERVEYLTAEASIDLLMAQNAMIVGYVNMASVPDVIRKAIDDNELEGFKVDFNKSALAAMEYYLDGLYVKKKGEV, encoded by the coding sequence ATGAGAAATAGAAACTTAGCGTATAATGAAGCTAGTTCAATGATTTGGGGTGTTTGGATGAAAAGGGCCATGACAGAAAGCGCTAAAGCAGAAAAAGCCAAGCTAATATTAGATACAGCGTATGAACTGTTTAAGAAAAGCACATTTAACGATATTAAAATGATGGATATTGCCAAAGCGGCGAATGTTTCCAAAGGAACGTTATTCAATTACTACAGCACCAAGGAAGTCCTTTTTATGGAAATGTTATATATCGAATACGGGAAGCATTTGAATAATCTGATGAATTTAATCTCTCAGTATGAAACGATGAGTCATGAGGATTTCAAACATTTCTTTTTAAGCTGGATGGAAAGCATTCTTGATCCGGATTCGGTTCTGATTCGATTGAACGCCATAAAGAATACCATTCTAGAAAAGAATATTGATTATGAAACAGCAATCAAAGATAAGGTAGATATGTACGCTTTTTTAGAAAAAATAGGGGAGATGCTGGCGGAAAGAGTTGAATATTTAACCGCAGAAGCTTCAATTGATTTGCTGATGGCACAGAATGCGATGATCGTAGGGTATGTAAATATGGCCAGTGTTCCTGATGTCATTCGTAAGGCCATAGATGACAATGAGCTTGAAGGCTTCAAAGTGGATTTTAACAAAAGTGCTTTAGCTGCAATGGAGTATTATCTTGACGGATTATATGTTAAAAAGAAGGGGGAAGTATAA
- a CDS encoding stalk domain-containing protein produces MTIRKKKRLYRPFRDDNVSRRNIKQNDKRSAYKFLYFRNALLSILALSSLLYSASAHAEGAAKPGTQTAETASRTAGTDQAAAGTVQTAPDAQTIQPSQTVPAPISIYLDGSLLQTEAEPVNVNGTLLVPMRRLFEGQGAKLSWNNADKTVTATKDGTTLTYRIGDLTATVNERTVQLSTPGQISGGYTMVPLRFVSESLGSTVAWDQAARSVQISTMTFETTIRWGVNLRSSPDPGSGPADAAAPSLKLGSRSAVAGGRSPVSAAGAPDTGGRSPASATDSPDTGGGSDILELLPTGSKVHVVLEVDAFWLEVRTPDNQTGYISAKPKYTDYTSPSLTDKQADELIAYGETFLGTPYVFGASPDQTGSFDCSSFVKRVFQDTLAVDLPRVSYDQATTGTEVGLDELRKGDLLFFGARDLNIGHVAIYAGDNQLLHTYSVKYGVRTEAFSDYWKKRFVTARRVF; encoded by the coding sequence ATGACGATACGCAAGAAGAAACGGCTTTACCGTCCTTTTAGGGATGATAACGTTTCTCGTAGAAATATAAAACAAAATGATAAGCGCTCAGCTTATAAATTCTTATATTTTAGAAACGCGCTGCTTTCCATTCTCGCCCTGTCTTCTCTGTTATATTCAGCCTCCGCCCATGCGGAGGGTGCGGCCAAGCCGGGCACTCAGACGGCTGAAACGGCTTCCCGGACGGCCGGAACCGATCAGGCGGCTGCCGGGACCGTTCAGACGGCTCCGGATGCCCAGACTATCCAGCCGTCCCAGACCGTTCCCGCGCCGATATCCATCTATCTGGACGGCTCGCTGCTTCAGACCGAGGCGGAGCCGGTTAATGTGAACGGCACGCTGCTCGTTCCCATGCGCCGTCTGTTCGAGGGACAGGGGGCCAAGCTGTCCTGGAACAATGCGGACAAGACGGTCACGGCCACGAAGGACGGCACTACTCTGACCTACCGCATCGGGGATCTTACCGCTACGGTGAACGAACGGACGGTGCAGCTTAGTACGCCCGGGCAAATATCCGGGGGATATACGATGGTTCCGCTGCGCTTCGTCAGCGAATCTCTTGGCAGCACCGTTGCCTGGGACCAGGCGGCCCGCTCCGTCCAAATCTCCACGATGACCTTCGAAACGACCATCCGGTGGGGCGTCAATCTGCGCAGCTCGCCGGATCCAGGCAGCGGCCCGGCAGATGCGGCAGCTCCTTCGCTGAAGCTGGGTAGCCGTTCAGCGGTTGCGGGCGGCCGTTCACCAGTTTCAGCCGCCGGTGCGCCGGATACGGGCGGCCGTTCGCCAGCTTCAGCCACCGATTCGCCGGATACGGGCGGCGGCTCAGACATTCTGGAGCTGCTGCCCACGGGATCGAAAGTCCACGTCGTGCTCGAAGTAGATGCCTTCTGGCTTGAGGTGCGGACCCCGGATAACCAGACGGGATACATATCCGCGAAACCGAAGTATACCGACTATACCAGCCCGTCCCTGACCGATAAGCAGGCGGACGAGCTGATCGCCTACGGCGAGACCTTTCTCGGCACGCCTTATGTATTCGGAGCCTCGCCGGACCAGACGGGCAGCTTCGACTGTTCTTCCTTTGTGAAGCGCGTCTTCCAGGATACGCTCGCGGTTGATCTTCCCCGCGTGTCCTATGATCAGGCCACGACCGGCACTGAGGTCGGGTTGGACGAGCTGCGCAAGGGCGACCTGCTGTTCTTCGGCGCGCGCGATTTGAACATCGGGCATGTCGCCATCTATGCGGGCGACAACCAGCTGCTGCATACCTATTCGGTGAAATACGGCGTCCGCACCGAAGCCTTCAGCGACTACTGGAAGAAACGGTTCGTGACGGCGCGGCGGGTGTTTTAG
- a CDS encoding SDR family NAD(P)-dependent oxidoreductase — protein sequence MEKAIVIGATGGTGAAITEELVKRGIRTIAFGRSHQKLEHFAEKLGNPAHLTLAVGDAMRPDDIVVQAGGADVLFHCANVPYNEMVNKLIPLGESVMEAAERLAIKVVAIDGIYPYGRKQMDLVTEEHPKQPHTKKGKVRLDYERMLFSKRWSKAKVMIVRLPDYYGPTANEASYLGSTLEAIAAGKMAFFVGNMHVPREFVYLPDAASMVAELAGKDFAYGQNWNIPGAGIISGREIVRIAQAASGHVKPVIPLKKIGLSMLGMSVPVMKEVIEMLYLTEDPLTLSGDKYKRLIGPITATPFQEGITSTVLALKSKVSFAQ from the coding sequence ATGGAAAAAGCGATTGTAATTGGAGCAACGGGCGGAACGGGAGCAGCGATCACGGAAGAACTGGTCAAACGGGGGATACGTACCATTGCCTTTGGGCGTTCGCATCAGAAATTGGAGCATTTTGCAGAAAAGCTTGGAAATCCCGCGCATTTGACCCTTGCCGTAGGGGACGCAATGCGCCCCGATGATATTGTAGTTCAAGCAGGCGGCGCGGACGTATTGTTCCATTGCGCGAACGTACCCTATAACGAGATGGTGAACAAGCTGATACCGCTAGGCGAATCGGTGATGGAGGCGGCAGAACGGCTTGCGATTAAAGTTGTAGCGATTGACGGGATCTATCCTTATGGGAGAAAACAGATGGATCTTGTCACAGAAGAGCATCCCAAGCAGCCTCATACGAAAAAAGGAAAAGTCCGCCTGGACTATGAACGGATGCTGTTCAGCAAGCGGTGGAGCAAGGCCAAAGTTATGATTGTTCGCTTGCCCGATTATTATGGGCCTACGGCTAATGAAGCCTCGTATCTAGGTTCAACCCTTGAAGCGATCGCTGCTGGGAAAATGGCTTTTTTCGTCGGCAACATGCATGTTCCCCGCGAATTCGTCTATTTGCCGGATGCGGCTTCCATGGTTGCCGAGCTGGCAGGCAAAGACTTCGCTTACGGACAGAACTGGAATATACCGGGGGCTGGGATCATCTCGGGACGGGAGATCGTACGGATTGCGCAAGCGGCAAGCGGCCATGTTAAACCGGTCATTCCACTGAAAAAAATAGGTTTATCGATGCTGGGTATGAGCGTGCCCGTCATGAAAGAAGTCATTGAGATGCTTTATCTAACCGAAGATCCGCTGACACTAAGCGGAGACAAATACAAACGGCTAATCGGACCGATCACCGCGACGCCATTCCAGGAAGGTATTACTTCGACTGTTTTGGCATTGAAGAGCAAGGTATCTTTTGCCCAATAG
- a CDS encoding MarR family winged helix-turn-helix transcriptional regulator — protein MEFAESNGLMAGWLALTHIQSNTAGRLEQALQERHRMSLKEFYLLLFLSEAPGKKLRLQQLESMVGLSQSAMSRLVSRFEAKGCGALKRHICEEDRRSVYTSLTPFGQEKVDRAYATVQSVLLDALPGRELENVLNQLLEAKGSSADS, from the coding sequence ATGGAATTTGCGGAATCGAACGGGCTTATGGCCGGCTGGCTGGCGCTGACCCATATTCAGTCGAATACGGCGGGCAGGCTGGAACAAGCGCTGCAAGAAAGGCATCGGATGTCCCTGAAGGAATTTTATTTGCTGTTGTTTTTGTCCGAAGCACCCGGGAAAAAGCTCCGTCTCCAGCAGCTCGAATCGATGGTTGGGCTGAGCCAGAGCGCGATGTCGCGGTTAGTCAGCCGGTTCGAGGCCAAGGGCTGCGGAGCGCTGAAAAGACATATTTGCGAGGAGGACCGCAGAAGCGTCTACACTTCATTGACTCCGTTTGGCCAGGAGAAGGTGGACCGTGCGTACGCCACCGTTCAATCTGTTCTTCTGGATGCTCTGCCGGGGCGGGAGCTTGAGAATGTGCTGAACCAGCTTCTTGAGGCCAAAGGAAGCTCGGCGGATTCTTAA
- a CDS encoding YidH family protein, which yields MTPQGNESESKYTQQHLANERTYLAWIRTAVALVGLGFLAAGLVFGDNRYSGVGHMVAAIAGISAVLLGGGVVAGATWDYLRKREGINKEQFRSSSMLIRLVFFSLTAIELLLIVLVVLMLYRNPF from the coding sequence TTGACGCCGCAGGGGAATGAATCGGAATCGAAATACACACAGCAGCATCTGGCGAACGAACGGACGTATCTGGCCTGGATTCGCACCGCAGTCGCCTTGGTGGGTCTCGGCTTTCTGGCGGCCGGTCTCGTGTTCGGGGATAACCGGTACAGCGGAGTCGGCCATATGGTCGCGGCCATCGCGGGTATTTCCGCAGTACTGCTAGGGGGAGGCGTGGTAGCCGGAGCTACTTGGGATTATTTGCGAAAAAGAGAAGGGATCAACAAGGAGCAGTTCCGTTCGTCCTCTATGCTCATCCGGCTGGTGTTCTTTTCCCTGACTGCCATTGAACTACTGCTGATCGTGCTGGTCGTGTTAATGCTTTACAGAAATCCATTTTAG
- a CDS encoding CHAD domain-containing protein: MTTDMAAHSSETSGAPQWEQAMTKLYTSFMDYGTEALKDFDDEAVHQARVSSRKLMTLLSVLDPGHSSGLTANFKQAQKRLGKVRDADVLIQSFKERRKAAKLSGDKKTAKLLKAVIRHQKAQRRQQRAKLADALPVLMNGGLQGKWDEFIKERLPALVADIDVNITMRELEVAFEQQKEQCKEMFKQEPPGSRKALDELHKLRISAKRIRYTANAAAFALDQKFHANEAIYKEVQSELGDITDKRVWLDTMEDIGRKELDTSRATWTTFMEGLQAELEDAVRRNTVVDVPDAP; the protein is encoded by the coding sequence ATGACAACCGATATGGCAGCCCATAGTTCCGAGACAAGCGGAGCGCCGCAATGGGAACAGGCAATGACGAAGCTGTACACAAGCTTTATGGATTATGGAACAGAGGCGCTGAAAGACTTTGACGACGAGGCCGTTCATCAGGCGAGGGTAAGCAGCCGCAAGCTGATGACGCTTCTGTCGGTTCTGGACCCCGGACATTCCTCCGGCCTAACCGCCAATTTCAAGCAGGCCCAGAAGCGGCTGGGTAAGGTAAGGGACGCCGATGTGCTCATTCAGTCCTTCAAGGAAAGACGCAAAGCAGCCAAGCTGAGCGGCGACAAGAAGACCGCCAAGCTGCTTAAAGCGGTGATCCGGCATCAAAAAGCGCAGCGCAGACAGCAGCGCGCGAAGCTGGCGGATGCGCTGCCTGTGCTGATGAATGGGGGGCTCCAGGGCAAATGGGATGAATTTATTAAGGAACGGCTGCCGGCTCTTGTTGCCGATATCGACGTCAATATTACGATGCGCGAGCTTGAGGTCGCTTTCGAGCAGCAAAAGGAGCAGTGCAAGGAGATGTTCAAGCAAGAACCCCCCGGTTCCCGGAAGGCTCTGGATGAACTGCATAAGCTGCGGATATCGGCCAAGCGTATCCGTTATACCGCAAACGCGGCAGCATTCGCGCTGGACCAGAAGTTTCACGCGAATGAAGCGATATACAAAGAGGTTCAGTCGGAGCTTGGGGACATCACCGATAAGCGGGTATGGCTGGATACCATGGAAGACATCGGACGCAAGGAGTTGGACACCAGCCGCGCAACGTGGACTACCTTTATGGAAGGTCTTCAAGCCGAGCTGGAGGATGCGGTTCGCCGGAACACGGTTGTAGACGTGCCGGATGCCCCATAG
- a CDS encoding SDR family oxidoreductase: MANNVVVITGASSGIGKETAKYFAEKGWTVAATMRTPDKETELTEIENVKIYPLDVTDFESIESAKNAIINDFGKVDVVLNNAGYGLMGAFELANYEQIKRQYDVNVFGLFAVTKAFLPHFRENKKGLFINISSVAGKTTFPYLSMYHSTKWAVEGFTESLGFELGRLGIKAKLVEPGGVATDFSGRSLVITASETVEDYNEDFDTFQQAIQSMLIESEPIVIAKVIYEAATDGKDQVRYIAGEDAVQAIGARAQMGDEAFIKMVKERSFSK; this comes from the coding sequence ATGGCGAACAATGTAGTTGTAATTACGGGCGCATCGTCTGGTATCGGTAAGGAGACGGCTAAGTATTTTGCTGAAAAAGGATGGACAGTCGCGGCGACTATGCGTACTCCAGATAAGGAAACCGAACTGACTGAGATTGAAAATGTTAAAATCTATCCATTGGATGTTACAGATTTTGAGAGTATAGAGTCCGCAAAAAACGCAATTATCAATGATTTCGGGAAAGTCGATGTCGTGTTGAACAATGCAGGGTACGGATTAATGGGGGCTTTTGAGTTAGCCAATTATGAGCAAATCAAGCGCCAATATGATGTCAATGTTTTTGGTTTGTTCGCAGTGACCAAGGCTTTCTTACCTCATTTCAGAGAAAACAAAAAGGGTCTGTTTATTAATATTTCTTCGGTTGCCGGAAAGACCACCTTTCCGTATTTGAGCATGTACCATTCAACGAAATGGGCGGTTGAAGGCTTCACCGAGTCACTTGGATTTGAATTGGGTCGATTAGGGATCAAGGCCAAGCTCGTTGAACCGGGCGGGGTTGCCACCGATTTTAGCGGCCGTTCATTGGTTATCACTGCATCTGAAACTGTGGAAGATTACAATGAAGATTTTGATACGTTCCAACAAGCCATCCAATCGATGCTGATAGAAAGTGAACCCATTGTCATTGCTAAAGTCATTTATGAAGCGGCTACGGATGGTAAGGATCAAGTACGATATATAGCAGGAGAAGATGCAGTCCAGGCCATTGGCGCCAGAGCACAAATGGGTGATGAAGCATTTATCAAAATGGTAAAGGAACGTTCATTTAGCAAATAA